A region of Mammaliicoccus sp. Dog046 DNA encodes the following proteins:
- a CDS encoding accessory Sec system protein Asp2 → MTIKVATVGSCITRDNFNSKFNPYYKLFFDVIAHQNQTAIPSLMSDKLELKVTKSIKNKTNYVQNLLLREFDKGFLETLKKEKPQYLLMDLNPDVKFGLLKIKDNNYITNNPNFEGIDNIDTSDVLNINDDFDQYVEIWSSAIHKFFNFINNEVPGCKVVLVKARFTDIFTDDTTLTELRTKQNITLQNFESMNKIWDKLDDYIVNNFDVEVLDMTNTNFKLDENHVWGPYYLHYENKFYNEFLNKLVNITYKNHNSSVDNLPRSVQRVHIDDELELLHTKTVEVILNSEKNIIEMSRRNEKIYNLYKELLKNDYILYLHKDGISKLYKRKYINELWQRNDLHQEGDVFYTLDKPLDRKENKSSIDKKLIVIFTCMPNVEGYDNYLMPSRMFPKFFSEIERSLVKNVYTMRIMDLNLSHGSHYINSVNNDTFEKDITNAIMRVKEELNISEEDIVLYGASKGGTGSLYYGSKLDLKCLAVDPIISLGEYNVKDEHFLKDLRKEDISDNINEYLKAGSNNEKYIIGSENVSFNFSHISKIEGDNIIKMNQVDEHIKAHPDVSKNTIPEQLMILNKMLLNTTF, encoded by the coding sequence ATGACTATCAAAGTTGCTACAGTTGGATCATGTATTACAAGAGATAATTTTAACTCTAAATTTAATCCATATTATAAGTTATTTTTTGATGTTATCGCTCATCAAAATCAAACAGCTATTCCGAGTTTGATGTCAGATAAACTCGAATTAAAAGTTACAAAATCAATTAAAAATAAAACGAATTACGTTCAAAATTTATTATTAAGAGAATTTGACAAAGGTTTCTTGGAAACTTTAAAAAAAGAAAAACCACAATATTTATTAATGGATCTAAACCCAGACGTGAAATTCGGTCTGTTGAAAATTAAAGATAACAACTATATAACAAACAACCCTAATTTTGAAGGTATTGATAATATAGATACATCTGATGTACTAAATATTAATGATGATTTCGACCAGTATGTTGAAATTTGGAGTTCAGCTATACATAAATTTTTTAATTTCATAAATAATGAAGTACCAGGATGTAAAGTTGTTTTAGTTAAAGCAAGATTTACAGATATCTTCACGGACGATACTACATTAACTGAATTAAGAACTAAACAGAACATTACGCTACAAAATTTTGAATCTATGAATAAGATATGGGATAAATTAGACGATTATATAGTTAATAATTTCGATGTTGAAGTACTTGATATGACAAATACTAACTTTAAGTTAGATGAAAATCATGTATGGGGACCATATTATTTACATTATGAGAATAAGTTTTATAATGAATTTTTAAATAAATTAGTTAATATTACATACAAAAATCACAACAGTTCGGTAGATAATTTGCCAAGAAGTGTCCAACGCGTTCATATTGATGATGAATTAGAACTTTTACACACTAAAACTGTTGAAGTTATATTAAACTCAGAAAAAAATATCATTGAAATGTCTAGAAGAAACGAAAAAATTTATAACTTGTATAAAGAATTGCTCAAGAATGACTATATTTTATATCTTCATAAAGACGGTATATCAAAACTATATAAACGCAAATATATTAATGAATTGTGGCAAAGGAATGATCTACATCAAGAAGGTGATGTTTTTTATACTCTAGATAAACCTTTAGACCGTAAAGAAAATAAAAGTTCTATTGATAAAAAACTGATTGTTATATTCACATGTATGCCAAACGTTGAAGGATATGACAATTATTTAATGCCTAGCAGAATGTTCCCTAAATTCTTTAGTGAAATTGAGAGAAGTTTAGTCAAAAATGTGTATACTATGAGAATTATGGATTTAAACCTATCTCATGGCTCACATTACATTAACTCTGTGAATAATGATACTTTTGAAAAAGATATTACGAATGCCATTATGAGAGTTAAAGAAGAACTTAATATTAGTGAAGAAGACATTGTATTATATGGTGCTTCTAAAGGTGGTACAGGTTCATTATATTATGGTTCAAAATTAGACTTAAAATGTTTAGCCGTTGATCCAATTATAAGTTTGGGTGAATATAATGTGAAAGATGAACATTTTCTTAAAGATTTAAGAAAAGAAGATATCAGCGATAATATTAACGAATATCTTAAAGCAGGTTCAAATAATGAAAAGTATATAATAGGTTCTGAGAATGTATCTTTTAATTTTTCACATATCTCGAAAATTGAAGGGGATAACATTATAAAAATGAATCAAGTCGATGAACATATCAAAGCTCATCCTGATGTATCGAAAAATACAATACCAGAACAATTAATGATATTAAACAAAATGTTGTTGAATACAACGTTTTAA
- a CDS encoding DUF4352 domain-containing protein: MFRSFRNTSYHFAGCAALVSNDSSNSSNSSSKSNKEKVYKIGETAKNGDLEVTVNGIETTKQVGPSIAPTQAKDTYVVADVTIKNKGNDSLTIDTNMFKLKAGDKTADADSTGSISANQSDNGSISNSFFLEKVNPDSTIKGKVAFDVSEKVANDKNKKLVVSSSLFSFKEVTFDLSDEKQSAEKKEDKKDDKATVQSDTQPVENITNVNSSSNTTTNNVAVLTNSPTSNNVNENNTTSEINEEENIYETTTFEDEPQINDITYEQYLAAQDLQMTGPTDDIGDGPGLSSPPEETFQEYETRVQEELDLYTVPE; this comes from the coding sequence TTGTTTAGGAGTTTTCGTAATACTAGCTATCATTTTGCAGGATGTGCTGCATTAGTTAGCAATGATTCATCAAACTCTAGTAATTCATCAAGTAAATCCAATAAAGAAAAAGTATATAAAATTGGTGAAACAGCTAAAAATGGTGATTTAGAAGTTACTGTGAATGGTATTGAGACAACTAAGCAGGTTGGTCCTTCTATCGCACCGACACAAGCAAAAGATACGTATGTTGTAGCTGATGTAACGATCAAAAATAAAGGTAACGACAGTCTGACGATCGATACTAATATGTTTAAATTAAAAGCTGGAGACAAAACAGCAGATGCAGATTCTACTGGTTCAATTAGCGCTAACCAAAGTGATAATGGCTCTATTAGCAACTCATTCTTCCTTGAAAAAGTAAATCCTGACAGTACTATTAAAGGTAAAGTTGCGTTTGATGTATCAGAAAAAGTAGCTAATGATAAAAATAAAAAATTAGTTGTATCATCAAGTTTATTTAGTTTTAAAGAAGTTACATTTGATTTGTCTGATGAAAAACAATCAGCAGAAAAAAAGGAAGACAAAAAGGACGATAAAGCAACTGTACAGTCAGACACTCAACCAGTTGAAAACATCACAAATGTTAATTCAAGCAGCAATACAACTACTAACAATGTAGCGGTTCTCACTAATTCACCTACTTCAAACAATGTAAATGAAAATAATACAACATCAGAAATAAACGAAGAAGAAAATATTTATGAAACTACAACATTTGAAGATGAACCTCAAATCAATGATATTACTTATGAACAGTATCTAGCTGCGCAAGACCTTCAAATGACTGGCCCTACAGACGATATTGGCGATGGACCTGGTTTAAGTTCACCACCTGAAGAAACATTCCAAGAATATGAAACTCGAGTGCAAGAAGAACTAGATCTATATACTGTGCCAGAATAA
- a CDS encoding NAD(P)H-dependent oxidoreductase, whose product MSTLVILVHPNIEESVVNKKWRDALLSENIDVHELYLKYPNGELNIKEEQDLLESYDNIIFQYPLYWYSSPSLLKKYLDEVFEYGWAYGSTGNALNNKNIGLAVSIGADSDKYESENATRFSTDTLLSPMMATADFVGAKFVGIHKLYGALNLTQEKLEENVKAYIANIRELEESN is encoded by the coding sequence ATGTCTACATTAGTTATTCTTGTACACCCTAACATTGAGGAATCTGTAGTAAATAAAAAGTGGCGCGATGCTTTGTTAAGTGAAAATATTGATGTTCATGAATTATATTTAAAATATCCAAATGGCGAATTAAATATTAAAGAAGAACAAGATTTATTAGAAAGCTATGATAATATCATTTTTCAATATCCATTGTACTGGTATAGTTCACCATCATTATTGAAAAAATATTTAGACGAAGTATTTGAGTATGGTTGGGCATATGGATCTACTGGAAATGCCTTAAACAATAAAAATATTGGACTGGCTGTTTCTATAGGTGCAGATAGTGATAAATATGAATCTGAAAATGCAACAAGATTTTCAACAGATACGCTATTGTCACCGATGATGGCTACAGCTGATTTTGTAGGAGCTAAATTTGTGGGGATACATAAATTATATGGTGCTCTCAATTTAACTCAAGAAAAACTTGAAGAGAATGTTAAAGCATATATTGCAAATATACGTGAATTAGAAGAATCAAATTAA
- a CDS encoding MarR family transcriptional regulator has protein sequence MEEITKQIEYSLRHIGERTKLKSREHLKVYDISLPQFIAMQWLHEREQLTIGELSKKLFLAYSTTTDIVDKLERKELVLRVQSEADKRVFHVKLLEKGYKLIDEVIYARQQYTEGILAVMDEDDKLKFNEALEIMLKRMRSEDE, from the coding sequence ATGGAAGAAATAACAAAACAGATTGAATATTCTTTAAGACATATTGGTGAAAGAACGAAGTTAAAATCACGTGAACATTTAAAAGTATATGATATTTCACTACCACAATTTATAGCGATGCAATGGTTACATGAACGAGAGCAATTAACGATTGGTGAATTGTCAAAAAAACTATTCTTAGCTTATTCCACAACTACAGATATTGTAGATAAACTTGAACGAAAAGAATTGGTCTTAAGGGTACAATCTGAAGCAGACAAAAGAGTATTCCATGTTAAATTGCTAGAAAAAGGTTACAAGTTAATTGATGAAGTGATCTATGCAAGACAACAGTATACTGAAGGTATATTGGCTGTCATGGATGAAGATGACAAATTAAAATTTAATGAAGCTTTAGAAATCATGTTAAAAAGAATGAGAAGTGAAGACGAATGA
- a CDS encoding metallophosphoesterase — protein MKWVIVSDNHGEQGILHEVYDHHKDGNLFLHLGDSEFDYNDTELALYDRVKGNCDFDAQFPIENQGEVEGVGYFYTHGHRYEVKGTREVLSAHAQNTNAKFAFYGHSHIALCESINGVYCINPGSISQTRGTWEETYAILEFDEQYENANLTFLNRNHEVVEKQSLAL, from the coding sequence ATGAAATGGGTAATCGTAAGTGATAATCATGGAGAACAAGGTATATTACATGAAGTATATGATCACCATAAAGATGGAAACTTATTTCTGCACTTAGGAGATTCTGAGTTCGATTATAATGATACAGAATTAGCTTTATATGACCGCGTGAAAGGAAACTGCGACTTTGATGCGCAATTTCCAATAGAAAATCAAGGTGAAGTAGAAGGCGTTGGATACTTCTATACACATGGTCATAGATATGAAGTGAAAGGTACGAGAGAAGTACTTAGCGCACATGCCCAAAATACTAACGCTAAATTTGCGTTTTATGGACACAGTCACATAGCACTATGTGAATCAATCAATGGTGTTTATTGCATCAATCCAGGAAGCATATCTCAAACAAGAGGTACTTGGGAAGAAACATATGCAATTTTAGAGTTTGATGAACAATATGAAAATGCTAATTTGACATTTTTAAATAGAAATCATGAAGTAGTAGAGAAACAATCCCTCGCATTATAA
- a CDS encoding XTP/dITP diphosphatase: MKDIIIASNNKGKINDFKTIFPKANVIGISEIALDFDVDETGKTFKENAILKAESASKQLHKIVIADDSGLSVKALNGEPGIYSARYAGEAKNDQDNMDKLLENLKGIEDRAAEFVCAIAVSEPNKETVTYIGTVQGEIIDEPRGENGFGYDPIFFVPSLDRTMAELTSAEKGAVSHRGNAIKLMNEDIGERFQ, from the coding sequence ATGAAAGATATTATAATTGCATCAAATAACAAAGGGAAAATTAATGATTTTAAAACAATTTTTCCAAAGGCAAATGTAATTGGGATATCAGAAATAGCACTGGACTTTGATGTTGATGAAACTGGCAAAACATTTAAAGAAAATGCAATTTTAAAAGCAGAATCAGCGTCTAAACAATTACATAAAATTGTTATTGCAGATGACAGTGGACTTTCTGTTAAAGCTTTAAACGGTGAACCAGGTATTTATTCAGCAAGATATGCAGGAGAAGCGAAGAATGATCAAGATAATATGGATAAATTACTTGAAAATTTAAAAGGAATTGAAGATAGAGCTGCTGAGTTTGTATGTGCAATTGCAGTAAGTGAACCTAATAAAGAGACAGTCACTTATATAGGAACTGTACAAGGTGAAATCATAGACGAGCCACGCGGTGAAAATGGTTTCGGTTATGATCCAATTTTCTTTGTACCATCATTAGATCGAACAATGGCTGAGTTAACATCAGCAGAAAAAGGTGCAGTCAGTCATCGTGGAAATGCAATTAAATTGATGAATGAAGACATAGGGGAGAGATTTCAATGA
- the racE gene encoding glutamate racemase: protein MNKPIGVIDSGIGGLTVAKEIMRQLPNETIFYLGDIGRCPYGPRSKEEVKSFTIQLANFLVEKDIKMLVIACNTATAVALKPLQELLSIPVIGVIDPGSRTAIMTTKNNRVLVLGTEGTIKSEAYRKSIKSINPQVEVKGISCPGFVPLVEQMRYKDPTITSIVIHQTLKQWRYDDSDTIILGCTHYPLLYEAIHQYFDDGKTIISSGLETAREVSALLTFSNEHSYYTPNPKHQFYANGDVEHITRTIKEWLHIEDAVVERITL from the coding sequence ATGAATAAACCGATTGGTGTAATAGACTCTGGTATTGGCGGCTTAACAGTAGCTAAAGAAATTATGCGTCAATTACCAAACGAAACTATTTTTTATTTAGGTGATATAGGTAGATGTCCATATGGTCCACGTTCTAAAGAAGAAGTTAAATCTTTTACAATTCAATTAGCTAATTTCTTAGTGGAGAAAGACATTAAAATGCTTGTGATTGCTTGTAACACTGCAACAGCTGTTGCTTTGAAACCATTACAAGAACTACTATCAATTCCTGTTATTGGCGTAATAGATCCAGGTTCAAGAACTGCGATTATGACTACGAAGAATAATAGAGTGCTTGTATTAGGTACAGAAGGTACGATTAAATCAGAAGCATACAGAAAAAGTATCAAATCCATTAATCCACAAGTTGAAGTTAAAGGGATATCTTGTCCTGGATTTGTACCGTTAGTAGAACAAATGAGATATAAGGATCCGACAATAACTAGTATTGTTATCCATCAAACACTGAAACAGTGGAGATATGATGATTCAGATACAATCATTCTTGGATGTACACATTATCCATTACTATATGAAGCGATTCATCAATATTTTGACGATGGAAAGACGATTATATCTTCTGGCTTGGAAACAGCAAGAGAAGTAAGTGCATTGTTAACTTTTAGTAATGAACATTCGTATTATACACCTAATCCAAAGCATCAATTTTATGCCAATGGTGATGTTGAGCATATTACAAGAACAATAAAAGAATGGCTACATATTGAAGATGCTGTAGTAGAAAGAATAACATTGTAA
- the sdhB gene encoding succinate dehydrogenase iron-sulfur subunit → MADTQTVEPNAQGQKQENKTISLIIRRQENEQSASYEEKFEIPYRPNMNVIAALMEIQRNPITSNGEKTTPVTWDMNCLEEVCGACSMVINGKARQSCSAIIDQLEQPIKLEPMKTFPVVRDLQVDRSRMFDNLKKVKAWVPIDGTYDLGPGPRMPEKKRQTAYELSKCMTCGVCLEVCPNVNVNNNFMGAQAISQVRLFNLHPTGSMTKDERIKAIMSDGGIQECGSSQNCVNACPKGIPLTTSIASMNREATFQMFKSFFGSDHEVN, encoded by the coding sequence ATGGCAGACACACAAACAGTTGAACCAAACGCACAAGGTCAAAAACAAGAAAATAAAACTATTTCATTAATCATTAGACGTCAAGAAAATGAACAATCAGCATCTTATGAAGAAAAGTTTGAAATACCTTACAGACCGAACATGAACGTAATCGCTGCGTTAATGGAAATTCAAAGAAATCCTATTACGTCAAATGGTGAAAAAACTACACCTGTAACTTGGGATATGAACTGTCTTGAAGAAGTTTGTGGTGCTTGTTCTATGGTTATTAATGGCAAAGCGCGTCAATCATGTTCTGCAATTATTGATCAATTGGAACAACCTATTAAACTTGAACCAATGAAAACATTCCCTGTCGTACGTGATTTACAAGTAGACCGTTCACGTATGTTTGATAACTTGAAAAAAGTTAAAGCTTGGGTACCTATTGATGGAACTTATGACTTAGGTCCTGGTCCACGTATGCCTGAGAAAAAACGTCAAACAGCATATGAATTATCAAAATGTATGACATGTGGTGTTTGTTTAGAAGTTTGTCCAAACGTGAATGTTAATAATAATTTCATGGGTGCACAAGCGATTTCTCAAGTACGTTTATTCAATTTACATCCAACAGGTAGCATGACTAAGGATGAAAGAATTAAAGCAATAATGTCAGATGGTGGTATTCAAGAATGTGGTAGTTCACAAAACTGTGTGAACGCATGTCCTAAAGGAATTCCATTAACAACTTCAATTGCATCAATGAATAGAGAAGCAACATTCCAAATGTTCAAATCATTCTTTGGTTCAGATCACGAAGTAAATTAA